The Catenulispora sp. GP43 genome includes a region encoding these proteins:
- a CDS encoding ABC transporter permease translates to MSAVPVTPPPVSAEAAPAGAPAAPARPRLLYQPAEVRTGWRVLPTRIAAMCAVEIQKLRHDRTELYTRAIQPALWLLIFGETFTRLHAIPTGGLPYLDYLAPGIIAQSAMFIAIFYGIMIIWERDSGVLTKLLVTPTPRAALVAGKAFAAGVKSVIQAVVVVVLAALLGVALTWNPLKLLGVAGAVVLASAFFSCLSICIAGIVLTRDRLMGIGQAITMPLFFGSNALYPVSLMPAWLRAISKGNPLSYEVDALRGLLIGTPSHLPLDFGVLAGAAVAGIAAASALLGRLAK, encoded by the coding sequence ATGTCCGCCGTTCCCGTCACACCGCCTCCCGTGTCGGCTGAGGCCGCGCCGGCTGGGGCCCCTGCCGCGCCGGCCCGGCCCCGGCTGCTCTACCAGCCCGCGGAGGTCCGCACCGGGTGGCGCGTGCTGCCCACGCGGATCGCCGCGATGTGCGCCGTGGAGATCCAGAAGCTGCGCCACGACCGCACCGAGCTCTACACCCGCGCGATCCAGCCGGCGCTGTGGCTGCTGATCTTCGGCGAGACGTTCACCCGCCTGCACGCCATCCCCACCGGCGGCCTGCCGTACCTGGACTACCTGGCGCCGGGCATCATCGCGCAGTCGGCGATGTTCATCGCCATCTTCTACGGCATCATGATCATCTGGGAGCGGGACTCCGGGGTGCTGACCAAGCTGCTGGTCACCCCGACGCCGCGGGCCGCGCTGGTGGCCGGCAAGGCGTTCGCCGCCGGGGTGAAGTCGGTGATCCAGGCGGTCGTGGTGGTGGTGCTGGCCGCGCTGCTCGGGGTGGCGCTGACCTGGAACCCGCTCAAGCTGCTCGGGGTGGCCGGCGCCGTGGTGCTGGCCTCGGCGTTCTTCTCCTGCCTGTCGATCTGCATCGCCGGGATCGTGCTGACCCGCGACCGCCTGATGGGCATCGGCCAGGCCATCACCATGCCGCTGTTCTTCGGCTCCAACGCGCTGTACCCGGTCTCGCTGATGCCGGCCTGGCTGCGCGCGATCAGCAAGGGGAACCCGCTGAGCTACGAGGTGGACGCGCTGCGCGGGCTGCTCATCGGCACCCCCTCGCACCTGCCGTTGGACTTCGGCGTGCTGGCCGGCGCCGCGGTGGCCGGGATCGCCGCGGCCTCGGCGCTGCTCGGGCGGCTGGCCAAGTAG
- a CDS encoding ABC transporter ATP-binding protein, translated as MTATDSRQPAAEPEPEPEPEPEPEPEAGAPAIAVTGLVYAFGPTRAVDGIDLTVPAGQVFGLLGPNGAGKTTAIRAITTLLKVPPGMIRVFGHDVARDRMGARRLLGYVPQQLSADSGLTGRENVALFARVFDIARRERAERVAEALDIVGLADVADRMAGTYSGGMVRRLELAQALVSAPRLLILDEPTIGLDPIARTSVWERISDVREATGMTVLVTTHYMDEADQYCDQLALMHKGLIRATGTPESLKRDLAEVWRAAGHETEPTLEDVFRHFAGSELIGSTDGGSFRDVRRSRHTASRVG; from the coding sequence ATGACCGCCACCGATTCCCGACAACCCGCAGCCGAGCCCGAGCCCGAGCCCGAGCCCGAGCCCGAGCCTGAACCCGAGGCCGGCGCGCCGGCGATCGCCGTCACCGGCCTGGTCTACGCCTTCGGCCCGACCCGCGCCGTGGACGGCATCGACCTGACGGTCCCGGCCGGGCAGGTGTTCGGCCTGCTCGGCCCCAACGGCGCCGGCAAGACCACCGCGATCCGCGCCATCACCACCCTGCTCAAGGTGCCGCCGGGGATGATCCGCGTCTTCGGGCACGACGTGGCCCGCGACCGCATGGGCGCGCGCCGGCTGCTGGGCTACGTCCCGCAGCAGCTGTCCGCCGACAGCGGGCTGACCGGCCGGGAGAACGTCGCGCTGTTCGCCCGGGTCTTCGACATCGCGCGCCGGGAGCGGGCCGAGCGGGTCGCCGAGGCCCTGGACATCGTCGGGCTCGCCGACGTCGCCGATCGGATGGCGGGCACCTACTCCGGCGGCATGGTGCGCCGTCTGGAGCTGGCGCAGGCACTGGTCAGCGCGCCGCGGCTGCTGATCCTGGACGAGCCGACGATCGGCCTGGACCCGATCGCGCGCACCAGCGTCTGGGAGCGGATATCCGACGTGCGCGAAGCCACCGGGATGACCGTGCTGGTCACCACGCACTACATGGACGAGGCCGACCAGTACTGCGATCAGCTGGCCCTGATGCACAAGGGCCTGATCCGGGCCACCGGCACGCCGGAGAGCCTGAAGCGCGATCTCGCCGAGGTGTGGCGTGCGGCCGGCCACGAGACCGAGCCGACCCTGGAAGACGTGTTCCGCCACTTCGCCGGCAGCGAACTGATCGGAAGCACAGACGGAGGGAGTTTCCGCGATGTCCGCCGTTCCCGTCACACCGCCTCCCGTGTCGGCTGA
- a CDS encoding MarR family winged helix-turn-helix transcriptional regulator translates to MSGATEPSELENVLAGLNRLIRRRLRAGLQLPRLRGAEVELLRLVRAHPGLRVSEAAKELGLAGNSVSTLVKGLVELGMLERAADPSDGRATLLRITPEAGNRLQEWQDRRSVLVRTHIERLSPADRAALDAALPALRALSASLHEEAENGAGVPDRVEFPESGEVI, encoded by the coding sequence ATGAGCGGTGCCACCGAGCCATCGGAGCTTGAGAACGTCCTCGCGGGCCTGAACCGGCTGATCCGCCGCCGGCTGCGCGCCGGGCTCCAGCTGCCGCGCCTGCGCGGCGCCGAGGTGGAGCTGCTCAGGCTGGTGCGCGCGCATCCGGGCCTGCGGGTCTCCGAGGCCGCCAAGGAGCTCGGGCTGGCCGGGAACTCGGTGTCCACGCTGGTCAAGGGGCTGGTGGAGCTCGGCATGCTGGAGCGCGCGGCCGATCCCAGCGACGGCCGGGCCACCTTGCTGCGCATCACGCCCGAGGCCGGGAACCGGCTGCAGGAGTGGCAGGACCGCCGCTCCGTGCTGGTCCGCACGCACATCGAGCGACTGTCGCCGGCTGATCGCGCCGCCCTGGACGCCGCGCTGCCGGCGTTGCGGGCGCTGTCCGCGTCGCTGCACGAGGAGGCCGAGAACGGGGCCGGGGTCCCGGACCGCGTTGAGTTCCCCGAGAGCGGAGAGGTCATATGA
- a CDS encoding NAD-dependent epimerase/dehydratase family protein: MNVETRNSTNPVLVTGGSGYLGSHVVAALLRDGRRVRATVRSLSREAGLREAVRRGGADDAGLEVVAAELTADAGWKQAMAGVEEVHHVASPIPMAQPDDPDELIVPAREGTLRVLRAARDAGARRVVLTSSFAAIGYTPKPDAEYTEADWTDPDTPGLAPYPRSKAIAERAAWDLMGDGGTSGGTGDGTNGGTELVVVNPTAIFGPTLTPALGSSMQLIKALLDGTMSVAPRMRFGVADVRDVADLQLRAMAAPQAAGKRFLALADGPALSFVELAAILRDRLGDLAALAPTTEADGPDVPRPVIHNDRARRELGWRPRPVETTIVESAESLRDLGLLTPRG; this comes from the coding sequence ATGAATGTCGAGACGAGGAATTCGACGAATCCTGTCCTGGTGACCGGCGGGTCCGGCTACCTGGGGAGCCACGTCGTGGCCGCGCTGCTGCGGGACGGCCGCCGGGTGCGGGCCACGGTGCGATCGCTCAGCCGCGAGGCCGGTCTGCGCGAGGCGGTGCGCCGCGGCGGGGCCGACGACGCCGGCCTGGAGGTCGTCGCCGCCGAGCTGACCGCCGACGCGGGCTGGAAGCAGGCGATGGCCGGTGTCGAGGAGGTCCACCACGTCGCCTCCCCGATCCCGATGGCGCAGCCCGACGACCCCGACGAGCTGATCGTCCCGGCCCGGGAGGGCACCCTGCGGGTGCTGCGCGCGGCCCGGGACGCCGGCGCCCGCCGGGTGGTGCTCACCTCGTCGTTCGCGGCGATCGGGTACACGCCCAAGCCGGACGCGGAGTACACCGAGGCCGACTGGACCGACCCCGACACGCCGGGGCTGGCGCCGTATCCGCGGTCCAAGGCGATCGCCGAGCGGGCGGCGTGGGATCTGATGGGCGACGGCGGCACAAGCGGGGGCACAGGCGACGGCACCAACGGCGGCACCGAGCTGGTGGTCGTCAACCCGACCGCGATCTTCGGGCCCACCCTGACCCCGGCGCTGGGCTCGTCGATGCAGCTGATCAAGGCCCTGCTCGACGGCACGATGAGCGTCGCGCCCCGGATGCGCTTCGGCGTCGCCGACGTCCGCGACGTCGCCGACCTGCAGCTGCGCGCGATGGCGGCGCCGCAGGCCGCGGGCAAGCGGTTCCTGGCCCTGGCCGACGGCCCGGCGCTGAGCTTCGTGGAACTCGCCGCGATCCTGCGCGACCGGCTCGGCGACCTGGCGGCGCTCGCGCCGACCACCGAGGCCGACGGCCCGGACGTGCCCCGGCCGGTGATCCACAACGACCGGGCCCGCCGAGAACTGGGCTGGCGTCCGCGGCCGGTCGAGACCACGATCGTGGAATCGGCCGAGAGCCTGCGCGATCTGGGGCTGCTGACGCCCCGGGGGTGA
- a CDS encoding MerR family transcriptional regulator → MTVSTAYTIQEVSRHSGLSEPTLRYYEEVGLVGPIDRDERSGHRRYGERDLETVEVLSCLRAVGMGIDDMRTYLANRRVGRARAGEQRDLLLRHAERVEAEIAAQRVRLGYLREKAELWDARDRGDAVAEAVATERLVATMKRLEALR, encoded by the coding sequence ATGACGGTTTCCACGGCTTACACCATCCAGGAGGTCTCCCGGCACAGCGGCCTGTCCGAGCCGACCCTCCGCTACTACGAGGAGGTCGGGCTCGTCGGCCCGATCGACCGGGACGAGCGCAGCGGGCACCGCCGCTACGGCGAGCGCGACCTGGAGACGGTCGAGGTGCTCTCGTGCCTGCGCGCGGTCGGCATGGGCATCGACGACATGCGCACCTACCTGGCCAACCGGCGGGTCGGGCGGGCTCGGGCGGGGGAGCAGCGCGACCTGCTGCTGCGGCACGCCGAGCGGGTCGAGGCCGAGATCGCCGCGCAGCGGGTGCGGCTGGGCTACCTGCGGGAGAAGGCCGAGCTGTGGGACGCCCGCGACCGGGGCGACGCCGTCGCCGAGGCCGTGGCCACCGAACGGTTGGTGGCCACAATGAAGCGTTTGGAGGCGCTGCGATGA
- a CDS encoding GNAT family N-acetyltransferase codes for MAEQQITLRTMTTTEYRAATEHREAESVRVLSRTMPEELARERVAGGTARFLPDGLQTPGHHLLTAEDDSGQAVGTAWVGPDPSGAARSAWLYDLDVFEPHRRRGYGAAILAAVEELIAAEGMSALGLNVVGDNAAAIALYRRGGYDVASMVMRKQV; via the coding sequence ATGGCCGAGCAGCAGATAACCCTCCGCACGATGACCACGACCGAGTACCGGGCCGCGACCGAACACCGCGAAGCGGAGTCGGTCCGCGTCCTGAGCAGGACCATGCCGGAAGAACTCGCGCGCGAGCGGGTCGCCGGCGGCACCGCCAGGTTCCTGCCCGACGGTCTTCAGACGCCCGGCCACCACCTGCTGACCGCCGAGGACGACAGCGGCCAGGCCGTCGGCACCGCCTGGGTGGGCCCGGACCCGAGCGGCGCCGCGCGGTCGGCGTGGCTCTACGACCTCGACGTCTTCGAGCCACACCGACGCCGCGGCTACGGGGCCGCCATCCTGGCCGCCGTCGAGGAACTCATCGCCGCCGAGGGTATGAGCGCGCTGGGCCTGAACGTCGTCGGCGACAACGCCGCGGCGATCGCGCTGTACCGCCGCGGCGGCTACGACGTGGCCTCGATGGTGATGCGCAAGCAGGTCTAG
- a CDS encoding SDR family oxidoreductase, which translates to MALTGKKVVVIGGSSGMGLATAQAAARAGAEVTIASSDKQRLDAALAELPDGCDGVVADTRDEEAIAALFEHVGSLDHLVYTAGDTVAPHPVAEVALADARARLDVRFWGTVTAVKHAVPRLSRTGSISVTSGTVGVRPVPGFALGAAGVGAIEGLARGLAVELAPVRVNVVRAGAVRTPMWDAIPAPQREGMFGAMAKRTLTGAIGEAEQIAATHLFLMENGFVTGTVVTVDGGSVLTGS; encoded by the coding sequence ATGGCACTGACCGGTAAGAAGGTCGTCGTCATAGGCGGAAGCTCGGGCATGGGACTGGCGACGGCGCAAGCCGCCGCCCGCGCCGGCGCCGAAGTGACCATCGCCTCGAGCGACAAGCAGCGCCTGGACGCGGCGCTCGCCGAACTGCCCGACGGCTGCGACGGCGTCGTGGCCGATACCCGGGACGAGGAGGCGATCGCGGCGTTGTTCGAGCACGTCGGCAGCCTGGACCACCTCGTCTACACCGCCGGCGACACCGTCGCCCCGCACCCGGTGGCCGAGGTGGCGCTCGCCGACGCCCGGGCGCGGCTGGACGTGCGCTTCTGGGGCACGGTCACGGCGGTGAAGCACGCGGTCCCGCGCCTGAGCCGGACCGGCTCGATCTCGGTGACCTCCGGCACCGTCGGGGTCCGCCCGGTCCCCGGCTTCGCCCTCGGCGCGGCCGGCGTCGGCGCGATCGAGGGCCTGGCCCGCGGGCTGGCGGTGGAACTGGCGCCGGTCCGGGTGAACGTGGTCCGGGCCGGCGCCGTCCGCACGCCGATGTGGGACGCGATCCCGGCGCCGCAGCGCGAGGGGATGTTCGGCGCGATGGCCAAGCGGACCCTGACCGGCGCCATCGGTGAGGCCGAGCAGATCGCCGCGACGCACCTGTTCCTGATGGAGAACGGGTTCGTGACCGGGACGGTGGTCACGGTCGACGGGGGCTCGGTGCTGACCGGGAGCTGA
- a CDS encoding TetR family transcriptional regulator: MPRWEPSAEDRLREAALALFLARGYENVTVADITQAAGLTRRTFSRYFADKRDVLFAGSDRLPQVVSGAVAGADAGLGPAEALLAGLADTGRILARTVPRSPERRRIVAGSPELQERERTKFAAVSDSLTGALRERGATESAARMLAEVGIAVFRAAFARWTEEPDGADFPVYIHEAAAELTAALAPVAERD, encoded by the coding sequence ATGCCGCGCTGGGAGCCGAGTGCCGAGGACCGTCTGCGCGAAGCCGCGCTGGCGCTGTTCCTGGCCCGGGGCTACGAGAACGTCACCGTCGCCGACATCACCCAGGCCGCGGGCCTGACCCGCCGCACGTTCTCGCGCTACTTCGCCGACAAGCGCGACGTGCTGTTCGCCGGCTCCGACCGGCTGCCCCAGGTCGTCTCCGGCGCCGTGGCCGGCGCGGACGCCGGGCTCGGCCCGGCCGAGGCGCTGCTGGCCGGACTGGCCGACACCGGCAGGATCCTGGCCAGGACCGTGCCCCGCTCCCCCGAGCGCCGCCGCATCGTCGCCGGCAGCCCCGAGCTGCAGGAGCGCGAACGCACCAAGTTCGCCGCGGTCAGCGATTCCCTGACCGGGGCGCTGCGCGAGCGCGGCGCGACCGAATCCGCCGCGCGCATGCTCGCCGAGGTCGGCATCGCCGTGTTCCGGGCCGCGTTCGCCCGCTGGACCGAGGAGCCGGACGGGGCCGATTTCCCCGTCTACATCCACGAGGCCGCGGCCGAGCTGACCGCCGCCCTGGCGCCGGTGGCCGAGCGGGACTGA
- a CDS encoding branched-chain amino acid transporter permease: MPDTGYLIAAVVVAAAVTWALRALPFAALNALRSSATVRELSARMPAGVMVILLCYCLRDLPVTHPARLLAPVVALAVTVGLHLWRRSALVSIVGGTVVYVVLANAVHLR; the protein is encoded by the coding sequence ATGCCTGACACCGGTTACCTGATCGCCGCGGTCGTCGTCGCCGCCGCTGTGACGTGGGCCCTGCGGGCGCTGCCGTTCGCGGCGCTGAACGCGCTGCGCTCCAGCGCGACCGTGCGGGAGCTCAGCGCCCGGATGCCGGCCGGCGTCATGGTGATCCTGCTGTGCTACTGCCTGCGCGATCTGCCGGTGACGCATCCGGCGCGGCTGCTGGCGCCGGTGGTGGCCTTGGCGGTGACGGTCGGTCTGCACCTGTGGCGTCGCAGCGCTCTGGTGAGCATCGTCGGCGGGACCGTGGTGTACGTCGTGCTGGCCAACGCGGTGCATCTGCGCTGA
- a CDS encoding AzlC family ABC transporter permease has translation MGTGVVVADAPVTAVAGPGRRSQAGAALRDSASVGLGLVPLGVAFGVVVTHAGLPWWCAILFTSVIYAGSLEFLLVPLAVAAVPLATIALTAFLVNVRHVFYSLSFPLHRVQGRAAKAYSTFAMTDEAYALTTAEKAAHWPGRRIVWLQVLLHLYWVLGATAGALLSTLIPSGITGLDFAMTALFTVLALDALRDRRGDLPTPVLAVLSALIARWVFPGQFLLAAFVVFTAGLLARRLVWTRRNADA, from the coding sequence ATGGGAACTGGTGTGGTGGTCGCGGACGCCCCGGTCACGGCGGTGGCCGGCCCGGGGCGTCGCTCGCAGGCCGGCGCGGCGCTGCGGGACTCGGCGTCGGTCGGGCTCGGGCTGGTGCCGCTCGGCGTGGCCTTCGGGGTGGTGGTCACGCACGCCGGGCTGCCGTGGTGGTGCGCGATCCTGTTCACCAGCGTGATCTACGCGGGGTCGCTGGAGTTCTTGCTGGTGCCGCTGGCCGTGGCGGCGGTCCCGCTGGCGACCATCGCGCTGACCGCGTTCCTGGTGAACGTCCGGCACGTGTTCTACTCGCTGTCCTTCCCGCTGCACCGGGTGCAGGGCCGCGCGGCCAAGGCCTACAGCACCTTCGCGATGACCGATGAGGCCTACGCGCTGACGACCGCCGAGAAGGCAGCGCACTGGCCGGGCCGGCGGATCGTGTGGCTTCAGGTGTTGCTGCACCTGTACTGGGTGCTCGGGGCGACGGCCGGGGCCTTGCTCAGCACCCTGATTCCCAGCGGGATCACCGGTCTGGACTTCGCGATGACCGCGCTGTTCACGGTGCTGGCGTTGGACGCGCTGCGCGATCGGCGCGGCGACCTGCCGACGCCGGTGCTGGCAGTGCTCAGTGCTCTGATAGCTCGCTGGGTGTTCCCGGGACAGTTCCTGCTGGCCGCTTTCGTGGTGTTCACCGCCGGACTGCTGGCCCGACGCCTGGTCTGGACACGGAGGAACGCAGATGCCTGA
- a CDS encoding Lrp/AsnC family transcriptional regulator produces the protein MSNEVSLDAIDREILFHLRADGRLTNVELAKRVGLTPPPCLRRVKRLEDAGVISGYRAVIDPRALGRGLEVLVDVEVSATDRKSFEEFERIVVAYEEVTELRRLFGRPDYFLRVAVADHAAYEVFLTTKLSGLPGVLRLTSHLTMKELKTEA, from the coding sequence ATGAGCAATGAAGTGAGCCTCGACGCCATCGATCGAGAAATTTTGTTCCACCTGCGCGCGGACGGCCGCCTGACCAACGTCGAACTCGCCAAGCGCGTCGGCCTCACCCCGCCGCCGTGCCTGCGCCGGGTCAAGCGGCTGGAGGACGCCGGCGTCATCAGCGGCTACCGCGCCGTCATCGACCCGCGGGCGCTGGGCCGGGGCCTGGAGGTCCTGGTGGACGTCGAGGTCAGCGCCACCGACCGCAAGAGCTTCGAGGAGTTCGAACGCATCGTGGTCGCCTACGAGGAGGTCACCGAGCTGCGGCGGCTATTCGGGCGGCCCGACTACTTCCTGCGCGTCGCGGTCGCCGACCACGCCGCCTACGAGGTGTTCCTGACCACCAAGCTCAGCGGTCTGCCCGGGGTGCTGCGGCTGACCTCGCACCTGACGATGAAGGAGCTCAAGACCGAGGCCTGA
- a CDS encoding WD40 repeat domain-containing protein: protein MDKRNADVDLFRPRQPVRWRPAWATSAEPDVRYLGALGAHDGPVRAVAATAIGGRPVALTGEGSGLLRTWDLATGGLVGALRAADRGPVLSVAAAVLDGRPVAVTGGADGTVGVWDLMTDSPAAGPFTGHGEQVRAVAATVLGSRPAVVSGGADGTVRVWDLRTGAALRPPEPSLGAVTALAAAVVAGRPWVFSGDDQGSVMAWPLAGGDQVRTVLAHEAGVSAVAVADLGGRAVGVSGGHDQSVRVWDLATGRALGEVVAEGGGQVSALAVLPSPGGPVVVIGRTDGDVDLVTLATGAPAAVPVRGHRRAVNALAVAELGGHPIVVSAGADALVAVWNLAARTGGGSPLSVPGVRAVSAALTEVPGGPTIAVVGDDAGRLWLRDVRTGAQLGDPVCGHAGAVDTACGVATAVLHGRPVFVSGSADGTVRMWDADSARSVGTPMAGHEGPVTAIATAVLDGRPIAVTGGLDATVRVWDLVACATAGAPLAVHADAVRAVAVALLDGRPVAVSGGDDRVVRTWDLRTGAEAAPPHPTAHAVRGLAATRDGVLVAALETLMLVPLRPRS, encoded by the coding sequence GTGGACAAGCGGAATGCCGACGTCGATCTTTTCCGGCCTCGTCAGCCGGTCCGGTGGCGGCCGGCCTGGGCCACCAGCGCCGAGCCGGACGTCCGGTACCTCGGCGCCCTGGGTGCGCACGACGGACCTGTCCGCGCCGTGGCCGCCACGGCGATCGGCGGGCGGCCGGTCGCCCTCACCGGCGAGGGCTCCGGCCTGCTGCGGACCTGGGACCTGGCCACCGGCGGGCTGGTCGGCGCGCTGCGGGCCGCCGACCGGGGTCCGGTGCTCTCCGTGGCCGCCGCGGTGCTCGACGGCCGGCCGGTCGCGGTCACCGGCGGCGCGGACGGCACCGTCGGCGTCTGGGACCTGATGACCGACAGCCCGGCCGCCGGCCCCTTCACCGGGCACGGCGAGCAGGTCCGCGCGGTGGCGGCCACCGTGCTGGGCAGCCGGCCGGCGGTGGTCTCCGGCGGCGCCGACGGCACGGTCCGGGTGTGGGACCTGCGCACCGGTGCCGCGCTGCGGCCGCCGGAGCCGTCGCTCGGCGCGGTGACGGCGCTCGCCGCGGCGGTGGTGGCCGGCCGGCCGTGGGTGTTCAGCGGAGACGACCAGGGCTCGGTCATGGCCTGGCCGCTGGCCGGCGGGGACCAGGTCAGGACCGTCCTCGCGCACGAGGCCGGCGTGAGTGCCGTGGCGGTGGCCGACCTCGGAGGCCGCGCGGTGGGCGTCAGCGGCGGGCACGATCAGAGCGTCCGGGTCTGGGATCTGGCGACTGGCCGAGCGCTCGGCGAGGTCGTCGCCGAGGGCGGCGGGCAGGTGTCCGCGCTCGCGGTGCTGCCCTCGCCGGGCGGGCCGGTCGTGGTCATCGGGCGGACCGACGGCGACGTCGATCTCGTCACCCTGGCGACCGGCGCGCCGGCGGCCGTCCCGGTGCGCGGCCACCGGCGGGCGGTGAACGCGCTGGCCGTCGCCGAACTCGGCGGCCACCCGATCGTCGTCTCCGCCGGTGCCGACGCCCTTGTCGCGGTCTGGAACCTGGCCGCGCGGACCGGTGGCGGGTCGCCGCTGTCGGTGCCGGGCGTGCGGGCGGTGTCGGCGGCGCTGACCGAGGTGCCCGGCGGGCCGACCATCGCGGTGGTGGGCGACGACGCCGGCCGGCTGTGGCTGCGCGATGTGCGCACCGGCGCGCAGCTCGGCGATCCGGTGTGCGGCCATGCCGGCGCGGTGGACACGGCCTGCGGCGTGGCGACGGCGGTGCTGCACGGCCGCCCGGTGTTCGTCTCCGGGAGCGCCGACGGCACGGTGCGGATGTGGGACGCCGACTCGGCCAGGTCGGTCGGGACCCCGATGGCCGGGCACGAAGGCCCGGTCACCGCGATCGCGACGGCGGTGCTCGACGGCCGGCCGATCGCGGTCACCGGCGGCCTGGACGCGACGGTGCGGGTCTGGGACCTGGTGGCGTGCGCGACGGCCGGTGCTCCGCTGGCCGTGCACGCCGACGCCGTCCGGGCGGTGGCGGTCGCGCTGCTGGACGGCCGGCCGGTCGCGGTCAGCGGCGGCGACGACCGGGTGGTGCGGACCTGGGACCTGCGCACCGGCGCCGAGGCCGCGCCGCCCCATCCGACCGCCCACGCGGTCCGGGGACTGGCCGCGACGCGGGACGGCGTCCTGGTCGCCGCGCTGGAGACGCTGATGCTGGTCCCGCTCAGGCCTCGGTCTTGA
- a CDS encoding Ms4533A family Cys-rich leader peptide, whose translation MSSIITARMAFLERALLAVTNHCVADILCSR comes from the coding sequence ATGTCCTCGATCATCACGGCCCGCATGGCGTTCCTCGAACGCGCGCTGCTCGCCGTGACCAACCACTGCGTGGCGGACATCCTCTGTAGCCGTTAG